In the Methylophilus sp. 5 genome, one interval contains:
- a CDS encoding 4a-hydroxytetrahydrobiopterin dehydratase, translating to MTDQVLTEQEIQQHFSESLPHWFYEDGWIRRKYKTNSWKGTLMVVNTVGHLAEAAWHHPDLTVSYAFVVVKLCTHSAKGITMKDIELARKIEEVVQWQPQLQAGSALEGTPQDDLRFSYVKHDASKSA from the coding sequence ATGACCGATCAGGTACTCACCGAGCAAGAAATTCAACAGCATTTTTCTGAGTCTTTACCACACTGGTTTTATGAAGACGGCTGGATCCGCCGTAAATACAAAACCAATAGCTGGAAAGGCACACTAATGGTGGTTAACACCGTTGGCCATTTAGCTGAAGCAGCCTGGCACCATCCAGATTTAACCGTGTCGTATGCGTTTGTGGTGGTTAAACTGTGTACGCACAGTGCCAAAGGCATCACCATGAAAGACATCGAGCTCGCCCGCAAAATTGAAGAAGTGGTGCAATGGCAACCGCAATTGCAAGCAGGCTCTGCGCTTGAAGGCACTCCACAGGATGATCTGCGGTTCAGTTACGTCAAGCACGACGCATCAAAGTCTGCCTGA
- a CDS encoding triphosphoribosyl-dephospho-CoA synthase, which translates to MTTDVQQAYSQACLAELEALKPGNVHMFADGHGMVVQDFIHSAEASAPALCDDQLFGTRTLGQRILQALQATHAKVGCNTNLGIILLAAPVVQACLQYPQLPLQAGLQQVLQQTTIGDASLVYEGIRLVSPAGMGQRDEHDVSQAPQITLLAAMQLASANDMVARQYVDGYAHIFSTAMPLYHDYYQRWQRPAWALTAVYLHWFSTMPDSHIARKYGDVIAAEIQHAASEHYQAFIALENPKHYMPDLLQWDLSLKQAGINPGTSADLTVITAMFSLLSESIQLGS; encoded by the coding sequence ATGACAACTGACGTGCAACAAGCTTACTCGCAAGCCTGCCTGGCAGAACTCGAAGCCCTCAAGCCGGGCAATGTGCATATGTTTGCTGACGGCCATGGCATGGTAGTGCAAGACTTTATTCACAGTGCCGAGGCTTCAGCGCCAGCCTTGTGTGATGACCAGCTATTTGGTACACGCACGTTAGGCCAACGCATTTTGCAGGCCTTGCAAGCGACCCATGCTAAAGTCGGCTGCAATACTAATTTAGGGATTATTTTGCTGGCAGCGCCTGTAGTCCAAGCCTGTTTGCAATATCCGCAGTTGCCTCTCCAGGCCGGTTTGCAGCAAGTGTTACAACAAACCACGATAGGCGATGCCAGCTTGGTGTATGAGGGCATCCGCTTGGTGAGCCCGGCTGGCATGGGGCAACGCGACGAGCATGATGTGTCGCAAGCGCCGCAGATCACTTTGCTGGCGGCTATGCAACTGGCCAGCGCAAATGATATGGTCGCACGTCAGTATGTGGATGGCTATGCCCATATATTTTCTACCGCCATGCCGCTATACCATGACTACTATCAGCGCTGGCAACGGCCAGCTTGGGCGTTAACTGCTGTTTATTTGCATTGGTTCTCGACCATGCCAGACAGCCATATTGCCCGTAAATACGGCGATGTAATCGCTGCAGAAATACAGCACGCTGCTAGCGAGCATTACCAGGCATTCATCGCCCTGGAAAACCCTAAACACTATATGCCTGATCTACTGCAATGGGATCTCTCACTCAAGCAAGCCGGAATTAACCCTGGCACCAGCGCTGACCTCACCGTGATCACTGCCATGTTTTCATTGTTGAGTGAAAGCATTCAATTAGGGAGCTGA
- a CDS encoding RimK family alpha-L-glutamate ligase has product MQVVPIFTDEVAQAGGWHGQSLAQAFARRGWQALMVSLDSCHISISQQQVQVHIPGLAQAAPMAFVRGVAAGTTQQIITRMNILHTLQRQGMTIYNHARAIETTVDKGMTSQLLAEQGVATPETWVCEHRAVAHRLMQQALEAGKTLVIKPLFGSQGKGVRLIEQSNQFALPQDQFVDGVFYLQEKIDCGPYQHDYRVFVVRGEPIAVMKRQGDSWLHNVARGARCSACDEIDVAAIGVKAAQAIGIDYAGVDVMRDKHGKLWVIEVNSIPAWRGLQSITNFEIADVLVNDLLQLACSEQVQR; this is encoded by the coding sequence ATGCAAGTTGTTCCTATTTTTACCGACGAAGTCGCCCAGGCGGGCGGCTGGCACGGGCAAAGCCTGGCGCAGGCTTTTGCACGACGTGGCTGGCAAGCACTGATGGTGTCACTCGATAGCTGTCATATCAGCATCAGCCAGCAGCAGGTGCAAGTACATATCCCTGGGTTAGCGCAGGCCGCACCGATGGCGTTTGTGCGAGGAGTGGCTGCCGGCACCACACAGCAGATCATTACACGCATGAATATATTGCATACCTTGCAACGGCAGGGTATGACCATTTACAACCATGCACGCGCGATTGAAACCACGGTGGATAAAGGCATGACCAGCCAGTTGCTGGCAGAGCAGGGCGTGGCTACGCCTGAGACCTGGGTCTGTGAGCATCGCGCCGTTGCGCATAGGTTAATGCAGCAGGCGCTGGAGGCTGGAAAAACACTGGTCATTAAGCCTCTGTTTGGTTCGCAAGGCAAAGGCGTGCGCTTGATAGAGCAATCCAATCAGTTTGCACTACCGCAAGATCAGTTTGTGGATGGTGTGTTTTATCTGCAGGAAAAAATAGACTGCGGCCCTTATCAGCATGATTACCGGGTTTTTGTGGTGCGGGGTGAGCCGATTGCGGTGATGAAGCGGCAGGGCGACAGCTGGTTGCATAATGTGGCGCGCGGTGCGCGCTGCAGCGCCTGTGATGAGATTGATGTGGCCGCCATTGGCGTTAAGGCCGCGCAAGCCATTGGCATTGATTATGCGGGGGTGGACGTGATGCGCGATAAACATGGCAAATTGTGGGTGATTGAAGTGAACAGTATTCCTGCCTGGCGCGGCCTGCAGAGTATTACCAACTTTGAGATTGCCGATGTATTGGTGAATGATTTGCTGCAGCTGGCCTGCAGCGAGCAGGTGCAGCGATGA
- the mch gene encoding methenyltetrahydromethanopterin cyclohydrolase — protein MSVTASNSTSISVQQYSAPLVAELIANAPALGCAVSTHESGATIVDAGIQVPGGLEAGRIISEICMGGLGCVALRHVPQFANWPLSVVVTAKQPVIACLGSQYAGWALSHEKFFSLGSGPARAIAQREEVFKDINYSDKGEQTVLVLETDKVPPVQVIEKVARDTGLPANKLTFILTPTRSVAGSLQVTARVLEVALHKCHTLHFDLNAIVDGYGVAPVPAPSPDFIVGMGRTNDAILFGGFVQLFVNADDAAAEQLAKQLPSSASKDYGRPFAEVFKAVNMDFYQIDPMLFSPAKVSVTNLKSGKTFFAGKFNEDLLNQSFGG, from the coding sequence ATGTCTGTGACCGCATCGAATTCAACATCCATTAGCGTACAACAATATAGCGCGCCACTGGTGGCCGAGCTGATTGCCAATGCGCCAGCCCTGGGCTGTGCCGTGTCTACACATGAAAGTGGCGCGACCATCGTCGATGCCGGTATTCAAGTGCCAGGCGGGCTGGAAGCTGGCCGCATCATCTCCGAAATTTGTATGGGCGGCTTAGGCTGTGTTGCCTTGCGCCATGTGCCACAATTTGCCAACTGGCCACTCAGCGTGGTGGTGACTGCCAAGCAGCCTGTGATTGCCTGCTTAGGGAGTCAATATGCAGGTTGGGCGTTATCACATGAAAAATTCTTTTCACTCGGTAGCGGCCCGGCACGTGCGATTGCCCAGCGTGAAGAAGTATTTAAAGACATCAACTACAGCGACAAAGGCGAGCAAACCGTTTTAGTGCTCGAAACCGATAAAGTACCACCGGTGCAAGTGATTGAAAAAGTTGCCAGAGACACCGGTTTGCCAGCCAACAAACTGACCTTTATTTTAACCCCAACTCGTAGCGTGGCTGGTTCATTACAAGTGACCGCGCGCGTGCTCGAAGTCGCCTTGCACAAATGCCATACTTTGCATTTTGATTTAAATGCGATTGTAGATGGGTATGGTGTTGCACCGGTGCCTGCACCCTCACCAGACTTTATTGTCGGCATGGGCCGTACCAATGATGCGATTTTGTTCGGCGGTTTTGTGCAATTGTTTGTCAATGCAGACGATGCTGCAGCCGAACAACTGGCCAAGCAATTACCTTCTTCTGCGTCTAAAGACTACGGCCGCCCGTTTGCTGAAGTGTTTAAAGCCGTGAATATGGACTTTTACCAGATTGACCCGATGTTGTTCTCACCTGCCAAAGTGAGTGTGACCAACCTTAAGTCTGGTAAAACGTTCTTTGCCGGTAAGTTTAACGAAGACCTTTTGAATCAATCGTTTGGTGGATAG
- a CDS encoding ATP-grasp domain-containing protein, translating to MYSQMAQQEGFSVLAVDAFADVDTRQAAQQVYQWPGLYEQATNDHMAALFEVLESFEPDAVLVGSGFEANQAGYAALLARYTVPGNAAEAINRANNPQWLKACCDAHGVQSPLVTHTRPTAGQWLYKQAGQCGGAHVHDWQGASTEVEQGYWQVFQPGQAVGILFLAHAQTYQLIGVHALRQHVGSYAYAGATRLHDDALKVAASQLLQALVPALGLIGINSIDAIWHENTLHVIEVNPRLSASMRLYCDLPLIQAHIASCQAEAMPALQPRDGFASHCILYARQTINVSQLSFPNWLEDQPSGGNIAAGQPICSIYADGDSEREVQLALRNKKTRLETLWGTYVCDRIEFNIH from the coding sequence ATGTATAGTCAAATGGCGCAACAAGAAGGATTTAGCGTATTGGCTGTAGATGCGTTTGCGGATGTGGATACACGACAAGCCGCGCAGCAGGTGTATCAATGGCCAGGCCTGTACGAACAAGCAACTAACGATCATATGGCCGCGTTGTTTGAAGTGTTAGAGAGCTTTGAGCCAGATGCGGTGTTAGTTGGTTCTGGTTTTGAAGCGAATCAAGCAGGCTATGCTGCATTGTTAGCACGCTACACGGTGCCCGGCAATGCTGCTGAGGCGATTAACCGAGCAAACAATCCGCAATGGTTAAAAGCTTGTTGCGATGCACATGGCGTGCAATCGCCGCTAGTCACGCACACCAGACCAACAGCGGGGCAATGGTTGTACAAACAGGCAGGGCAGTGTGGTGGTGCTCACGTGCATGATTGGCAGGGTGCAAGTACTGAGGTTGAGCAAGGCTACTGGCAGGTGTTTCAGCCAGGTCAGGCAGTGGGCATATTGTTTTTAGCCCATGCACAAACATACCAGCTGATAGGCGTACACGCACTCAGGCAACATGTAGGCAGTTATGCTTATGCCGGTGCAACGCGCTTGCATGATGATGCACTCAAGGTTGCAGCAAGCCAGCTATTGCAGGCACTGGTGCCTGCATTGGGTTTGATTGGCATAAATAGTATCGACGCAATTTGGCATGAGAATACGTTGCATGTGATAGAAGTGAACCCCAGGCTCAGCGCCAGCATGCGTTTGTATTGTGATTTGCCATTGATACAAGCGCATATTGCCAGTTGCCAAGCTGAGGCCATGCCTGCGTTACAACCGCGAGATGGTTTCGCCAGCCATTGCATCCTTTATGCAAGGCAAACAATCAATGTCAGCCAGTTAAGCTTTCCCAACTGGCTGGAAGACCAGCCTAGTGGCGGCAATATTGCCGCCGGGCAGCCCATTTGCAGTATCTATGCAGATGGGGACTCAGAGCGCGAAGTGCAGTTGGCTTTGCGGAATAAAAAAACACGATTAGAAACATTATGGGGGACTTATGTCTGTGACCGCATCGAATTCAACATCCATTAG
- a CDS encoding NAD(P)-dependent methylenetetrahydromethanopterin dehydrogenase, with product MKKTSIMHLFTAAKNASPFDVNMAFDAGYEKIISYTDVTLNEIVALTQDAIFSRSPSGLKQQALFFGGRDIQVALEMQKQARSAMFKPFECHTFSDPSGAFTTAAAMLAKVDFYLQKSGSGLGKEKVAIFGASGTVGSTAALIAARQGATVFMVAHAGVESMQAYVDKLSASYDVTLQVVDGSTEAAKIAILNEATIALCATPAGIRVLEVSQFAHSKTLKVVADVNAVPPSGIEGVDTFSNGGLIEGTQVAGFGALAIGQLKYVTQNKLLEQMLQSESPMHIDYHQAYEYACAHVE from the coding sequence ATGAAAAAAACCAGTATTATGCATTTGTTTACAGCCGCAAAGAATGCCAGTCCATTTGACGTCAATATGGCTTTCGATGCGGGCTACGAAAAAATTATTTCTTACACCGATGTGACCTTGAATGAAATCGTGGCATTGACTCAGGATGCTATTTTCTCCCGTAGTCCTAGCGGTTTAAAACAACAAGCCTTATTTTTTGGTGGCCGCGACATTCAAGTCGCACTTGAAATGCAAAAACAGGCACGTAGCGCCATGTTTAAGCCATTTGAATGCCACACATTTTCTGATCCGTCTGGCGCATTTACCACCGCAGCAGCCATGCTGGCCAAGGTAGATTTCTATCTGCAAAAATCTGGCAGCGGCTTAGGTAAAGAGAAAGTAGCCATTTTTGGTGCCAGCGGTACCGTTGGCTCAACCGCTGCGTTGATCGCCGCTCGTCAGGGGGCGACTGTCTTTATGGTGGCACATGCCGGTGTAGAAAGCATGCAAGCCTATGTCGATAAATTATCTGCGAGCTATGATGTGACGCTGCAGGTCGTCGATGGCAGCACAGAAGCGGCCAAAATTGCCATATTAAATGAAGCCACGATTGCCTTGTGCGCGACTCCAGCGGGTATTCGTGTGCTTGAAGTGTCTCAATTCGCTCATTCCAAAACACTCAAAGTGGTGGCTGATGTTAACGCAGTGCCACCATCTGGGATTGAAGGCGTCGATACGTTTTCTAATGGCGGCTTGATTGAAGGGACGCAAGTGGCAGGGTTTGGTGCGCTGGCGATTGGTCAATTAAAGTATGTGACACAGAACAAATTGCTGGAGCAAATGCTGCAAAGCGAAAGCCCGATGCATATTGATTACCATCAGGCGTATGAATATGCCTGTGCCCACGTAGAATAA
- the ppsA gene encoding phosphoenolpyruvate synthase, producing the protein MVSHVIPFENLRNTDVPSVGGKNASLGEMISQLSAKGVRVPTGFATTADAYREFLAQGGLNNKINDLLDKLNADDTQELARVGSQIRQWIMEAEFPQALQTAIAESYAKLIEKSAQGTTFAVRSSATAEDLPDASFAGQQESFLNIHGLENINHAIKEVFASLYNDRAISYRVHKGFVHADVALSAGVQQMVRSDIGCAGVMFTIDTESGHRDVAFITSSYGLGETVVQGAVNPDEFYVHKPLLAQGKPAIVRRTMGSKLIKMVFSDATQAGKSTNTVDVDPAESNRYSLTDADILELAGYAMTIEQHYGCPMDIEWGKNGLDSKLYILQARPETVKSQEAAKNITETFKLQKHSAVPVVAGRAVTQKVGVGPVRIVLDPADMHEVQPGDVLVADMTDPNWEPVMKRASALVTNRGGRTCHAAIIARELGIPAIVGSVNATDLLRDGEMVTVSCAEGETGFVYHGALDYEIATQSNSALAKPPCKIMMNVGNPDMAFTFAQTPNDGVGLARLEFVINNMVGIHPKAILNVDAMPATIQATIKNRARGYANPKQFYIDKVAEGVATIAAAFYPKPVIVRTSDFKSNEYKKLVGGEIYEPDEENPMIGFRGAARYMAEDFKECFAMECQAMKKVRDELGLANVELMIPFVRTLEEARAVTEIMAENGLKRGENGLRLIMMCEIPANALLAEQFLEYFDGFSIGSNDLTQLTLGMDRDSGILADGFDERNDAVKALLKMAINTCNRLGKYVGICGQGPSDHEDFAEWLVAEGIQSVSLNPDTVVATWQRLTKK; encoded by the coding sequence ATGGTAAGTCATGTTATTCCATTTGAGAATCTAAGAAACACCGATGTACCGTCTGTGGGAGGCAAAAACGCTTCTCTGGGCGAAATGATTTCTCAGCTCAGTGCCAAGGGGGTACGCGTACCTACCGGTTTTGCGACCACTGCAGATGCTTATCGTGAATTTTTGGCGCAAGGTGGATTGAACAACAAAATCAATGACTTGCTCGACAAATTAAATGCTGATGATACGCAAGAGCTGGCGCGTGTTGGTTCGCAAATTCGTCAGTGGATTATGGAAGCCGAGTTTCCACAAGCGTTGCAAACGGCGATTGCTGAAAGCTATGCCAAACTGATTGAAAAATCAGCACAAGGCACAACCTTTGCTGTGCGTTCATCTGCAACAGCAGAAGATTTGCCGGATGCGTCTTTCGCTGGTCAACAAGAATCCTTTCTGAATATCCACGGCCTGGAAAACATTAATCACGCCATTAAAGAGGTGTTTGCTTCTTTATATAACGACCGTGCGATTTCTTACCGCGTACACAAAGGCTTTGTGCACGCCGATGTCGCGTTATCTGCAGGCGTACAGCAAATGGTGCGTTCTGACATTGGCTGTGCCGGTGTCATGTTTACCATTGACACTGAATCTGGTCACCGCGATGTTGCCTTTATCACCTCCTCTTATGGCCTGGGCGAAACCGTGGTGCAAGGCGCTGTGAACCCGGATGAGTTTTATGTGCACAAGCCATTGCTGGCGCAAGGTAAACCGGCGATTGTGCGCCGTACCATGGGCTCAAAACTGATTAAAATGGTGTTTTCTGACGCCACTCAGGCAGGTAAATCCACCAATACGGTTGACGTTGACCCTGCAGAAAGCAATCGTTATTCGCTGACCGATGCCGACATTCTGGAGCTGGCTGGCTACGCCATGACCATTGAGCAGCATTACGGCTGCCCCATGGATATTGAGTGGGGCAAAAACGGCCTGGATAGCAAGCTGTATATCTTGCAAGCGCGTCCTGAAACTGTGAAATCACAAGAAGCCGCTAAAAACATTACCGAAACTTTCAAATTGCAAAAACACTCTGCAGTGCCTGTGGTTGCTGGCCGTGCGGTGACGCAAAAAGTAGGCGTGGGTCCGGTGCGTATCGTGCTGGATCCGGCTGACATGCATGAAGTACAACCAGGCGATGTGTTGGTGGCTGACATGACTGACCCTAACTGGGAACCAGTGATGAAACGTGCCAGTGCGTTGGTGACTAACCGTGGTGGCCGTACATGTCACGCGGCGATTATTGCGCGTGAACTAGGCATCCCGGCGATTGTGGGTTCGGTAAACGCGACAGACTTGCTGCGTGATGGCGAAATGGTGACTGTTTCTTGTGCAGAAGGTGAAACTGGATTTGTTTACCATGGCGCGCTGGATTACGAAATTGCGACGCAATCGAACAGTGCTCTGGCAAAACCACCTTGCAAGATTATGATGAACGTTGGCAACCCGGACATGGCGTTTACATTCGCGCAGACACCAAACGACGGTGTTGGCCTTGCCCGCCTGGAGTTTGTGATTAACAACATGGTTGGCATTCACCCGAAAGCCATCCTCAATGTTGACGCAATGCCAGCCACCATACAAGCGACGATTAAAAACCGTGCACGTGGCTATGCCAACCCAAAACAGTTCTACATTGATAAAGTAGCGGAAGGTGTTGCTACTATTGCAGCCGCTTTCTACCCAAAACCAGTGATCGTGCGCACCTCAGACTTCAAGTCTAATGAGTACAAAAAACTGGTTGGCGGTGAGATTTACGAGCCGGACGAAGAAAACCCGATGATTGGTTTCCGTGGTGCGGCACGCTATATGGCAGAAGACTTTAAAGAGTGTTTCGCCATGGAATGTCAGGCCATGAAAAAAGTGCGTGATGAGCTAGGCTTGGCTAACGTTGAATTGATGATTCCATTTGTACGCACGCTGGAAGAAGCACGCGCCGTGACTGAAATCATGGCTGAAAACGGCCTCAAACGTGGTGAAAATGGCCTGCGCCTGATCATGATGTGTGAAATCCCGGCCAATGCGCTGCTGGCTGAACAGTTCCTGGAGTACTTCGACGGCTTCTCCATCGGCTCTAACGACCTGACTCAGCTGACATTGGGCATGGACCGTGACTCCGGTATTTTGGCAGACGGCTTTGACGAGCGTAATGATGCGGTCAAAGCATTGCTTAAAATGGCGATCAACACCTGTAACCGTTTGGGCAAATACGTTGGCATTTGTGGTCAGGGCCCTTCTGACCATGAAGACTTCGCTGAATGGCTGGTGGCTGAGGGCATCCAGTCGGTGTCACTCAACCCTGACACGGTGGTTGCCACCTGGCAGCGTTTGACCAAGAAGTAA
- a CDS encoding pyruvate, water dikinase regulatory protein: MNHRSVFIISDGTGITAGALSKLLEHFPNTKFTTTRLPFTDNDEKVQAAFEHIQKVADQDGIRPIVIMSVGNGEHRNHLKQANAYFIDLFHRFIYPLGSELNQEPLTGASIAYSAMGNSYHERMEAINFTLNHDDGMTNSGLDEAEVILIGVSRCGKTPTSIYLAMQFGIKAANYPLIPEDFERGALPLALQKNIDKIFGLTIKAERLHSVRNERRPDSFYASLDNCRKEIEIAEGMMRSAGIPWADSTSRSIEELSALILQKIRQR; this comes from the coding sequence ATGAATCACCGTTCTGTTTTTATTATTTCTGATGGCACGGGGATTACAGCTGGCGCCTTGAGCAAACTGCTGGAACATTTTCCGAATACTAAATTTACCACCACTCGCCTGCCGTTTACGGACAACGACGAGAAGGTTCAAGCCGCGTTTGAACACATCCAGAAAGTCGCCGACCAAGATGGCATACGGCCGATTGTGATTATGTCGGTTGGCAACGGTGAGCACCGCAATCATCTCAAGCAGGCGAATGCCTACTTTATTGACTTATTCCACCGCTTTATTTATCCACTGGGCTCAGAGCTCAACCAGGAGCCACTCACAGGCGCCAGCATTGCCTACAGCGCGATGGGCAACAGCTATCATGAGCGGATGGAAGCGATTAACTTTACCCTGAACCATGATGACGGTATGACCAACTCTGGCTTGGATGAAGCTGAAGTGATTTTGATTGGTGTTTCACGCTGCGGTAAAACTCCAACCAGCATTTATCTCGCCATGCAGTTTGGCATCAAGGCAGCCAATTATCCGTTGATTCCTGAAGACTTTGAACGTGGTGCGCTACCGCTCGCGCTGCAAAAAAACATAGACAAGATTTTTGGCTTGACCATTAAAGCCGAACGCTTGCACTCGGTGCGTAACGAGCGTCGCCCTGATAGCTTTTATGCCTCACTGGATAACTGCCGCAAAGAAATTGAAATTGCTGAAGGTATGATGCGCAGTGCTGGCATCCCTTGGGCAGATTCTACCAGCCGCTCGATTGAAGAGCTTTCTGCATTGATCCTGCAAAAAATTCGCCAGCGCTAA
- a CDS encoding multidrug effflux MFS transporter, with the protein MLISRSSTLVLVLAALTALAPFAIDTYLPAFHVMAAEFGTDELAIQQSLTFYLLPYAVMTLCHGAISDAIGRITTIKWGLAIFVLASLGCALAPNVQTLWLFRALQGVSGGAGNTVARAMVRDLFSGAQAQRVMATVQLLFGIAPAVAPILGGLLLGIHWQAIFIFLSLYAAVALWMAVRYLPETMTAEKRIVFSVKGIAATYGQMLKHRIFFGLITCLGLNFSAFFIYVLASPVFLVKHLHLNSQQFGYLFIPTVTGMMLGSWISRHTAGKVAPARILSWAFAWMVLIASVNVGLQYWAGATMHTAWWLAILPIALFNVGMAAAVPVLSIATLDCYPTLRGTAASAQAFMQMLCSTVSSALIVPLVWHSTLALATAMLVMTLLSSLLLLFVRKPTPAVAH; encoded by the coding sequence ATGTTGATCTCTCGTTCTTCTACGTTAGTGCTGGTGTTGGCGGCATTAACAGCATTGGCTCCCTTTGCTATTGATACCTACTTGCCAGCCTTTCATGTCATGGCTGCCGAGTTTGGCACTGATGAGCTGGCTATTCAGCAAAGCCTGACCTTTTATTTATTGCCTTATGCCGTGATGACACTTTGTCATGGCGCCATTTCTGATGCGATCGGTCGCATTACGACCATCAAATGGGGCCTGGCCATTTTTGTATTGGCAAGCCTCGGCTGTGCGCTGGCGCCTAATGTACAGACTTTATGGTTATTTCGCGCCTTGCAAGGGGTAAGTGGCGGGGCGGGCAACACGGTCGCCCGAGCCATGGTGCGCGACTTATTCTCTGGTGCGCAGGCACAACGTGTGATGGCGACGGTGCAGTTGTTGTTTGGCATTGCGCCAGCGGTTGCGCCGATTTTAGGCGGGCTATTGCTGGGCATCCATTGGCAGGCCATTTTTATTTTTTTATCACTCTATGCTGCCGTCGCGTTATGGATGGCGGTGCGCTATCTGCCGGAAACCATGACTGCAGAAAAGCGTATCGTATTCTCTGTGAAAGGGATTGCCGCCACCTATGGCCAGATGCTTAAACACAGGATTTTTTTTGGGCTGATCACTTGCCTGGGCTTGAATTTTTCGGCATTTTTTATTTATGTATTGGCGAGCCCGGTGTTTTTGGTCAAGCATTTGCATTTAAACAGCCAGCAGTTCGGTTACCTGTTTATTCCCACCGTAACTGGCATGATGCTGGGTTCCTGGATCTCACGGCATACCGCAGGTAAGGTCGCGCCAGCGCGTATACTATCTTGGGCATTTGCCTGGATGGTGTTGATTGCCAGCGTGAATGTTGGTCTGCAGTATTGGGCAGGCGCCACCATGCACACAGCCTGGTGGCTGGCTATTTTACCCATTGCCTTGTTTAATGTGGGTATGGCGGCGGCCGTGCCGGTGTTGTCGATTGCGACACTCGATTGCTATCCTACACTGCGCGGCACCGCAGCTTCTGCTCAGGCATTTATGCAAATGCTGTGTTCTACCGTGAGCTCAGCGCTCATCGTGCCTTTGGTCTGGCATTCCACGTTGGCACTTGCAACTGCCATGCTGGTGATGACGCTACTGAGCAGCCTGTTATTACTGTTTGTGCGCAAGCCAACACCGGCAGTCGCCCATTAA
- the pqqE gene encoding pyrroloquinoline quinone biosynthesis protein PqqE — translation MAHLNNGVAASVTQKQPLWLLAEVTYRCPLHCAFCYNPTDYDKHTKNELTTEQWISALRDARKMGAIQLGISGGEPLLRDDIEEIVAEAHKLGYYSNLITSGVGLTEKRIQAFKEGGLDHIQLSMHDVTEDISNFITDTRTFELKKKVAAMIKSHGYPMVLNVVIHRYNIDQVGKILEMAEALGADYVELANTQYYGWSLVNRDQLMPTREQLNRAEAATNAFRERVGNKMKVFFVVPDYFADRPKKCMNGWGEVFMIVTANGDVLPCHSARVLPGMTFPNVRENGLEWAWKESPAFTKYRGMDWMKEPCRSCDEKENDLGGCRCQSYLLSGDAEMADPVCTKSPNRHLIDEALVNAQNPLVREQPIIFRTDKNSKKYVAGDKERIEQFHALP, via the coding sequence ATGGCACACCTAAATAATGGGGTTGCAGCAAGCGTCACACAGAAGCAGCCGCTATGGTTGCTGGCAGAGGTGACTTACCGTTGCCCGCTACATTGTGCGTTTTGTTACAACCCGACCGATTACGATAAACACACCAAAAATGAATTAACCACTGAGCAATGGATCAGCGCCTTGCGTGATGCACGTAAAATGGGGGCGATTCAGTTAGGTATTTCTGGGGGCGAGCCTTTGTTGCGTGACGATATTGAAGAGATCGTCGCCGAAGCACACAAGCTAGGCTATTACAGCAACCTGATTACTTCTGGTGTCGGCTTGACCGAAAAACGCATTCAGGCCTTTAAAGAAGGCGGTCTGGATCATATCCAGCTCTCCATGCATGATGTGACAGAAGATATCAGCAACTTTATTACCGACACCCGTACCTTCGAGTTAAAGAAAAAAGTCGCGGCCATGATTAAATCGCATGGCTATCCGATGGTGTTGAATGTGGTGATCCATCGCTACAACATTGACCAGGTAGGAAAAATCCTGGAAATGGCGGAAGCATTGGGGGCTGATTATGTCGAGCTGGCCAATACCCAGTATTACGGCTGGAGCCTGGTCAATCGCGATCAGCTGATGCCGACGCGTGAACAGTTAAACCGGGCTGAGGCAGCGACCAATGCGTTTAGAGAACGTGTTGGCAACAAAATGAAGGTGTTTTTTGTGGTGCCTGATTACTTTGCTGACCGGCCGAAAAAATGCATGAACGGCTGGGGTGAGGTCTTTATGATTGTGACTGCAAATGGCGATGTTTTACCCTGTCATTCAGCACGCGTGTTACCAGGCATGACCTTCCCTAATGTGCGCGAAAACGGCCTGGAATGGGCCTGGAAAGAGTCCCCCGCGTTTACTAAGTATCGTGGCATGGACTGGATGAAAGAGCCTTGCCGTAGTTGTGATGAAAAAGAAAATGACCTGGGCGGTTGTCGTTGCCAGTCTTATCTGCTCAGTGGTGACGCCGAAATGGCGGACCCGGTGTGTACCAAGTCGCCTAATCGACATCTGATTGATGAAGCCTTGGTCAACGCACAAAACCCGCTGGTGCGTGAGCAACCGATCATTTTCAGAACAGACAAAAACTCTAAAAAATATGTAGCAGGCGATAAAGAGCGCATTGAGCAATTTCATGCGTTGCCGTAA